Proteins encoded together in one Pantoea sp. CCBC3-3-1 window:
- a CDS encoding SirB2 family protein translates to MTDWYSAVKTLHMVTVAITLLMLLLRFFWLQTGSAMMQRRWVRIVPHLNDTLLLLSGAWLVAITHFYPFSPQGAWLTEKLFGVIIYIALGFIALGRKPRAQKARWIAFIVAIAMLVLIYHLATTKMPLLGIV, encoded by the coding sequence ATGACGGACTGGTATAGCGCGGTTAAGACGCTGCATATGGTGACGGTTGCCATCACCCTCTTGATGTTATTATTGCGTTTTTTTTGGTTACAGACCGGATCGGCAATGATGCAGCGTCGCTGGGTGCGCATCGTGCCGCATCTCAATGATACGCTGCTGCTGCTTTCCGGCGCCTGGCTGGTAGCGATCACGCATTTTTATCCGTTCAGCCCACAGGGCGCGTGGCTGACTGAAAAGCTGTTTGGCGTTATTATCTATATCGCCCTTGGGTTTATTGCCCTTGGACGTAAACCACGCGCACAGAAAGCGCGCTGGATAGCCTTTATAGTGGCGATAGCCATGCTGGTGCTGATTTATCACCTGGCCACCACAAAAATGCCATTGTTGGGGATTGTATGA
- the tagH gene encoding type VI secretion system-associated FHA domain protein TagH, producing MRFTIVESRTEAPVTACDFMPPGGTIGRSVDNDLVLPDTERAISRLQAVVQIASNGECRLTNHGSVIAVVHNQAPLDRGRQIVLHHGDILGIGDYQITISDPNRQQDTAFSDVDPLALFSHDQTLPNDPLGILNEQIPVVVPAPEQPAVRQVRQNDARLDIDPVRSDLPHAENAVHEGNEQRLLAALLEGMGLDNGAGRPQLTEDQMRTTGKMLSLFSQGTVALLSSRSILKRGVKAEMTMILNEANNPFKILPSGKTVLMQIYQSQMPGFMPPEQAVRDALVDLQAHQLGMIAGIRAIIAAMLQSFNPQRLEDYARRDGNVPRIGLSAVKKAALWDYFLRHYQNTSGEIEDDFHTLFGDAFLQAYDMEVNQYKDSQLKPEKNEH from the coding sequence ATGCGATTTACCATTGTTGAAAGCAGAACCGAGGCGCCCGTTACCGCCTGTGATTTTATGCCGCCAGGCGGCACCATAGGCCGTAGCGTTGATAACGATCTGGTTTTACCGGATACCGAGCGCGCCATTTCTCGCTTGCAGGCAGTCGTCCAGATCGCCAGCAACGGCGAGTGTCGTCTGACCAATCACGGTAGCGTGATCGCGGTGGTGCATAATCAGGCCCCTCTCGATCGCGGCAGGCAAATTGTTCTGCATCATGGCGACATACTGGGCATTGGCGATTATCAAATTACGATAAGCGATCCCAACCGCCAGCAGGATACCGCTTTCAGCGACGTGGATCCCCTTGCATTATTCAGCCATGACCAGACATTGCCCAACGATCCGCTGGGTATCCTGAACGAGCAGATACCGGTCGTGGTGCCTGCTCCCGAGCAGCCCGCCGTTCGTCAGGTTCGGCAAAACGATGCGCGGCTGGATATTGACCCGGTTCGCAGCGATCTGCCGCATGCTGAGAATGCTGTACATGAAGGCAACGAGCAGCGCTTGCTCGCCGCTCTGCTGGAAGGCATGGGGCTGGATAATGGCGCGGGCAGGCCACAGCTGACAGAAGACCAAATGCGCACGACGGGGAAAATGCTCAGCCTCTTTTCTCAGGGAACCGTCGCCCTGCTCTCATCACGTTCAATCCTGAAACGCGGCGTGAAGGCAGAAATGACGATGATCCTGAACGAAGCGAACAACCCGTTCAAAATATTGCCTTCAGGTAAGACGGTCCTGATGCAGATATATCAGAGCCAGATGCCAGGCTTTATGCCGCCTGAGCAGGCAGTGCGTGATGCGTTAGTGGATTTGCAGGCGCATCAGTTGGGGATGATTGCCGGGATCCGCGCGATTATTGCCGCCATGCTGCAATCTTTCAATCCGCAACGGCTGGAAGATTACGCCCGTCGTGATGGCAACGTTCCACGGATAGGGTTAAGCGCGGTAAAAAAAGCCGCCCTGTGGGACTATTTTTTGCGTCACTACCAGAACACGTCTGGCGAAATTGAGGACGATTTCCATACCCTCTTCGGCGACGCATTTCTGCAAGCCTATGATATGGAAGTGAATCAGTATAAAGACTCGCAGCTCAAACCGGAAAAGAATGAACATTAA
- a CDS encoding gamma-glutamylcyclotransferase: protein MLTRDFLLKADCKTAFGAIEESLLWTCEQRAASLSATLSCRPNHSPVWIFGYGSLMWNPIFESDEVAEGTLKGWHRAFCLRLTAGRGTAQQPGRMLALKEGGETTGLAFRLPEEKLREELELLWKREMVTGCYLPTWRELELSDGRSVTALAFVMDPRHALYEADSCPKTIAPLIAQASGPLGTNAQYLYSLEQELKTRGLYDDCLTDLVQRVRELQQCHDPLVG, encoded by the coding sequence ATGTTAACAAGGGATTTCTTATTAAAAGCGGATTGTAAGACGGCTTTTGGTGCAATCGAGGAATCGCTGTTATGGACCTGCGAACAGCGTGCTGCGTCGCTGAGCGCCACGCTTTCCTGTCGGCCTAATCACAGCCCGGTATGGATTTTCGGCTATGGTTCGCTAATGTGGAACCCTATATTCGAGTCCGATGAGGTGGCTGAAGGAACCTTAAAGGGCTGGCATCGGGCTTTCTGCCTGCGGCTTACGGCGGGACGGGGCACGGCTCAACAGCCCGGAAGAATGCTGGCACTGAAAGAGGGCGGCGAAACGACCGGGCTGGCTTTTCGCCTGCCGGAAGAAAAACTCCGTGAGGAGCTGGAGCTGCTGTGGAAGCGCGAAATGGTCACAGGCTGCTATCTCCCTACCTGGCGTGAGCTGGAGCTTTCAGACGGGCGTAGCGTGACGGCGCTGGCTTTCGTTATGGATCCGCGCCATGCGCTTTACGAGGCCGATTCCTGCCCAAAAACCATTGCGCCGCTGATTGCTCAAGCCAGCGGTCCACTCGGCACTAACGCACAGTATCTTTACTCGCTGGAACAGGAGTTGAAGACGCGCGGTCTGTATGATGATTGCCTGACCGATCTGGTGCAGCGCGTGCGTGAATTACAGCAATGCCACGACCCTCTGGTCGGCTAA
- the kdsA gene encoding 3-deoxy-8-phosphooctulonate synthase, translated as MKQKVVSIGDIKVANDLPFVLFGGMNVLESRDLAMRICEHYVTVTQKLGIPYVFKASFDKANRSSIRSYRGPGLEEGMKIFQELKQAFGVKIITDVHEASQAQTVADVVDVIQLPAFLARQTDLVEAMAKTGAVINVKKPQFVSPGQMGNIVEKFAEGGNEKVILCDRGANFGYDNLVVDMLGFNVMKQVSNGSPVIFDVTHALQCRDPFGSASGGRRGQVTELARSGMAVGLAGLFIEAHPDPANAKCDGPSALPLDKLEPFLKQMKAIDDLVKNFPELDTSN; from the coding sequence ATGAAACAAAAAGTGGTTAGCATTGGTGATATCAAGGTAGCAAACGATCTGCCGTTTGTGCTGTTTGGCGGCATGAACGTGCTGGAATCCCGCGATCTTGCCATGCGCATCTGTGAACACTATGTCACCGTGACTCAGAAGCTGGGTATCCCTTACGTGTTTAAAGCCTCTTTTGATAAGGCTAACCGTTCGTCTATTCGTTCCTACCGGGGTCCCGGTCTGGAAGAGGGCATGAAGATTTTCCAGGAGCTGAAACAGGCTTTCGGCGTGAAGATTATCACTGACGTGCATGAAGCCAGCCAGGCGCAGACCGTTGCCGACGTGGTTGATGTTATCCAGCTGCCTGCATTCCTGGCGCGTCAGACCGACCTGGTGGAAGCGATGGCGAAAACGGGCGCGGTCATCAACGTGAAGAAGCCGCAGTTCGTCAGCCCGGGTCAGATGGGCAACATCGTTGAGAAATTCGCTGAAGGCGGCAACGAGAAAGTGATCCTGTGCGATCGCGGTGCTAACTTCGGTTACGACAACCTGGTTGTGGATATGCTGGGCTTTAACGTCATGAAGCAGGTTTCTAACGGCAGCCCGGTGATTTTCGACGTGACCCATGCGCTACAGTGCCGCGACCCGTTTGGCTCTGCTTCAGGCGGTCGTCGTGGTCAGGTTACAGAGCTGGCGCGTTCTGGTATGGCTGTTGGCCTGGCCGGCCTGTTTATCGAAGCGCACCCGGATCCGGCTAACGCGAAATGCGACGGTCCATCCGCACTGCCGCTGGACAAGCTGGAGCCGTTCCTCAAGCAGATGAAAGCGATCGACGATCTGGTGAAGAACTTCCCGGAACTGGATACCAGCAACTAA
- the chaB gene encoding putative cation transport regulator ChaB: MPYSTRSSLPDSVKHVLPAHAQDIYQKAFNSAWDEYKEKKDRRGDESREEVAHKVAWSAVKHSYEKGDDDKWHKKH; this comes from the coding sequence ATGCCATACAGTACAAGATCTTCACTGCCTGACAGCGTGAAGCATGTCCTGCCGGCTCATGCTCAGGACATCTACCAGAAAGCATTTAATAGCGCCTGGGATGAATACAAAGAGAAGAAAGATCGCCGCGGTGACGAGTCCCGCGAAGAGGTGGCTCACAAAGTTGCCTGGTCTGCGGTAAAGCATTCCTATGAAAAAGGCGACGATGATAAGTGGCATAAAAAGCACTAG
- the sirB1 gene encoding invasion regulator SirB1, producing MTSIATDEPTAMPLCEAVIAATLAIRPDFPAEDVKKQLAELVAEARAYVSSQTEQDLQLEKLIELFWKKWGFGGASGVYRLSDTLWLDNVLKTRQGTAVSLGIIFLHIAEQLTIPLMPVIFPTQLILRADWIDEEMWLINPFNGDTLDEHTLEVWLKGNIGPVAELYDDDLQEAEPQLVLNKMLDTLKAALMEEKQMELALQVSQVLVNMDPEDPYEIRDRGLIFAQLDCEHVALSDLTYFVEQCPEDPVSEMIKLQIHSIEQKQITLH from the coding sequence ATGACGTCGATAGCAACTGATGAACCCACAGCGATGCCGCTGTGCGAGGCGGTAATTGCAGCCACGTTGGCGATCCGTCCCGATTTTCCTGCTGAAGACGTGAAAAAGCAGCTTGCGGAGCTGGTCGCAGAGGCCCGCGCCTATGTTTCCTCGCAGACGGAACAGGATCTTCAGCTGGAAAAACTGATTGAACTGTTCTGGAAAAAGTGGGGATTCGGCGGCGCCAGCGGCGTATACCGCCTTTCGGATACGCTATGGCTGGACAACGTGTTGAAAACCCGCCAGGGAACCGCCGTCTCGCTGGGCATCATCTTCCTGCACATTGCCGAACAGCTGACCATCCCGCTGATGCCGGTGATTTTCCCTACCCAGCTGATCCTCAGAGCCGACTGGATTGATGAAGAGATGTGGTTAATCAATCCTTTCAATGGCGATACGCTGGATGAGCACACGCTGGAAGTCTGGTTGAAGGGCAATATTGGCCCGGTCGCGGAACTGTATGATGATGATTTACAGGAAGCCGAGCCGCAGCTGGTGCTGAATAAAATGCTGGATACGCTGAAAGCCGCGCTGATGGAAGAGAAACAAATGGAGCTGGCGCTTCAGGTCAGTCAGGTACTGGTAAATATGGATCCAGAAGATCCCTATGAAATCCGCGACCGTGGCCTGATTTTTGCCCAGCTGGATTGTGAACACGTGGCGCTGAGCGACCTGACCTATTTCGTTGAGCAGTGTCCGGAAGACCCGGTCAGCGAAATGATCAAATTACAAATTCACTCGATTGAACAAAAACAGATCACGCTGCACTAA
- the chaA gene encoding sodium-potassium/proton antiporter ChaA produces the protein MGTQESVKTRHKESFLILPLIALAILWLWGDSTSFPVIIAINLLALVAILSSAFSVVRHADVLAHRLGEPYGSLILSLSVVILEVSLISALMATGDAAPALMRDTLYSIIMIVTGGLVGFALLLGGRKFATQYVNLAGVKQYLIAIFPLGILVLVFPNALPGGNFTSGQALLISAISAAMYGVFLLIQTKTHQSLFVYEHEDEGDDPHHGRPSAHSSLWHTVWLLIHLIAVIAVTKMNANTLESLLTEMNAPEQFTGFLVALLILSPEGLGAIKAVLANQVQRAMNLFFGSVLATISLTVPTVTIIATLTGQQLIFGLESPQMVIMIAALLLCQISFSTGRTNVLNGAAHLALFAGYLMTVML, from the coding sequence ATGGGCACGCAAGAAAGCGTCAAAACTCGTCATAAAGAGTCGTTTCTCATCTTACCGCTCATTGCCCTGGCCATACTTTGGCTTTGGGGTGATTCGACGTCCTTCCCGGTCATCATCGCGATCAATTTACTGGCGCTGGTGGCGATTCTGAGCAGTGCATTCAGCGTAGTTCGTCATGCTGACGTGCTGGCACACCGCCTTGGCGAACCCTATGGTTCCCTGATCCTCAGCCTGTCGGTAGTGATTCTGGAAGTCAGTTTAATTTCCGCGCTGATGGCAACAGGCGACGCGGCCCCCGCCTTAATGCGTGATACGCTCTATTCGATCATCATGATCGTTACCGGTGGGCTGGTTGGCTTTGCTTTGTTGCTTGGCGGCCGTAAATTTGCCACGCAGTATGTTAACCTGGCCGGGGTCAAACAGTACCTTATCGCTATTTTCCCGCTGGGTATTTTGGTATTGGTTTTCCCTAATGCGCTACCGGGCGGCAATTTTACTTCCGGGCAGGCTCTGCTGATCTCGGCGATTTCAGCCGCAATGTACGGCGTCTTCCTGCTGATTCAAACCAAAACCCACCAGAGCCTGTTTGTGTATGAGCATGAGGACGAAGGCGACGATCCGCATCACGGCAGGCCTTCCGCCCATTCAAGCCTCTGGCACACCGTCTGGTTACTGATTCATCTGATCGCTGTGATTGCCGTAACTAAAATGAACGCCAACACGCTGGAATCCTTACTGACCGAGATGAATGCGCCCGAGCAGTTTACCGGCTTCCTGGTCGCGTTATTGATCCTGTCACCAGAAGGTCTGGGAGCGATAAAAGCGGTGCTGGCTAATCAGGTACAGCGCGCGATGAATCTGTTTTTTGGTTCGGTGCTGGCGACGATTTCACTGACGGTTCCCACCGTCACTATCATTGCCACCCTGACCGGACAACAGCTGATATTTGGTCTGGAGTCGCCGCAGATGGTCATCATGATTGCCGCCCTGCTTCTTTGCCAAATCTCCTTCTCGACCGGGCGCACCAACGTGCTGAATGGCGCGGCGCACCTTGCACTGTTCGCCGGCTATTTGATGACGGTTATGCTGTAA
- the tssM gene encoding type VI secretion system membrane subunit TssM produces the protein MPSLFMLFFSRLLWSFLGITALSALIWMIGPQLSFHNTHWLESPLNRQIAIGLCYFLWILFQLIPQLYRAWFNSKLLSNMQRSSADHSEQAAAEELLGALFSEAASLLKKTHFTGPQQKKKRGWLQRFNAQYLYQLPWYIIVGAPGAGKTTALINSGLEFPLGESIGRTALRGVGGTRHCDWWFTQEAVLLDTAGRYTLQESQRARDASEWQTFINLLKRYRTRQPINGVIMAISVADLLSDSAEARRFQAQALRTRMAELHQQTGIHFPVYIMVTKTDLLKGFMSYYGTLDKTQRDRIWGFGFPWGAERPAGQSLTSLFTEQFNDMTLRLQTGLAGRMAKESDLTQRADCFLFPQEFASLRPLLAEYLDIVFAEKEGEIPWAPRGLFFTSGTQEGLPFDRIMGELTRKLQLPQASSHPIASWNSVNRIAPIPANKGQSYFIRALMSDLIFQESELAGSDRSWEHRNRLLHWTGYASLGLALILATLLWATSYYKNQQYLQQVEARLPPVDRQAQQLIGNNHGDILDLLPFLNSLVALPQSSSFRLDEPPLSMRGGLYRGDQINAAAQGFYQNALKTLLLPRVAQNITQTLRNDKGDDSEFSRNALRAYQMLYQPRSYDGEFLRGWVMQNLQRTLPANVTTRQLQQLDWHLSQLLDRQIQTSPFARDNALVMRKLAFNLESPGRPSGSTAANIAPPVQAIPPH, from the coding sequence ATGCCTTCTTTGTTTATGCTTTTTTTCAGCCGACTGCTGTGGAGCTTTTTAGGGATTACCGCCCTTTCGGCGCTGATCTGGATGATCGGCCCGCAGCTGTCGTTCCATAATACTCACTGGCTGGAAAGCCCTCTTAATCGCCAGATAGCGATTGGTCTGTGCTATTTCCTGTGGATCCTTTTCCAGCTGATCCCTCAGCTTTACCGCGCCTGGTTTAACAGCAAGCTGTTAAGCAATATGCAGCGTTCCAGCGCCGATCACAGCGAACAGGCCGCCGCCGAAGAGCTGCTCGGTGCGCTCTTCAGCGAAGCGGCTTCGCTGCTAAAGAAAACCCACTTCACCGGCCCCCAGCAGAAGAAAAAACGCGGCTGGCTTCAGCGTTTCAATGCGCAATATCTCTATCAGCTGCCGTGGTACATCATTGTTGGTGCACCGGGAGCGGGAAAAACTACCGCGCTGATCAACTCAGGTCTTGAGTTTCCTCTGGGCGAAAGCATCGGCAGAACGGCCTTGCGGGGCGTGGGCGGTACTCGCCATTGCGACTGGTGGTTTACTCAGGAAGCGGTGCTGCTGGATACCGCAGGACGCTATACGCTTCAGGAAAGCCAGCGGGCAAGAGATGCCAGCGAATGGCAGACCTTTATTAATCTGCTTAAGCGCTACCGGACGCGCCAGCCGATTAACGGCGTGATTATGGCGATCAGCGTCGCGGATCTGTTAAGCGACTCCGCCGAGGCTCGTCGTTTTCAGGCTCAGGCGTTGCGTACCCGCATGGCGGAGCTGCACCAGCAAACCGGGATCCACTTCCCGGTCTACATCATGGTGACCAAGACCGATTTACTGAAAGGTTTTATGAGCTATTACGGTACGCTGGATAAAACGCAGCGCGACCGTATTTGGGGCTTTGGTTTCCCATGGGGCGCCGAGCGACCTGCTGGACAATCGTTAACGTCACTGTTTACTGAACAGTTCAACGACATGACGCTGCGTTTGCAAACCGGGCTGGCTGGCAGAATGGCGAAGGAAAGCGACCTGACGCAGCGCGCCGACTGTTTTCTCTTCCCACAGGAATTTGCTTCACTGCGTCCGCTACTGGCGGAATATCTGGATATTGTCTTCGCAGAGAAAGAGGGTGAAATACCCTGGGCGCCGCGCGGGCTGTTTTTCACCAGCGGCACGCAGGAAGGTCTGCCTTTCGATCGCATTATGGGAGAGCTGACCCGCAAACTTCAGCTGCCGCAGGCTTCCAGCCATCCTATCGCCAGCTGGAACAGCGTCAACCGCATTGCGCCCATTCCTGCCAATAAAGGCCAGAGCTACTTTATTCGTGCGCTGATGAGCGATCTGATCTTTCAGGAGAGCGAGCTGGCGGGCAGCGATCGGTCATGGGAACACCGCAATCGCCTGCTGCACTGGACGGGCTACGCTTCGCTTGGCCTGGCGCTGATCCTCGCCACCCTGCTTTGGGCCACCAGTTACTATAAAAATCAGCAGTATCTGCAACAGGTTGAAGCACGGCTTCCCCCGGTGGACCGTCAGGCTCAGCAACTGATCGGCAATAACCACGGAGATATCCTGGATCTGCTACCCTTCTTAAATAGCCTGGTGGCCCTGCCGCAAAGCAGTAGCTTCCGGCTTGACGAGCCGCCTTTGAGCATGCGCGGCGGCCTGTACCGTGGCGATCAGATTAACGCCGCCGCACAGGGCTTTTATCAGAACGCGTTAAAAACGTTGCTGCTGCCGCGCGTGGCACAGAACATCACGCAAACTTTACGTAATGATAAAGGCGACGATAGCGAATTCAGCCGCAATGCACTGCGCGCTTATCAAATGCTGTATCAGCCCCGCAGCTACGATGGCGAATTTTTACGCGGCTGGGTAATGCAAAATTTGCAGCGTACGTTGCCTGCCAACGTGACGACGCGTCAGCTTCAGCAGCTTGACTGGCATCTGAGCCAGTTACTGGATCGGCAGATCCAGACTTCACCGTTCGCGCGTGATAATGCGCTGGTGATGAGAAAATTGGCGTTTAATCTTGAGAGTCCTGGACGGCCGTCTGGCAGCACTGCGGCAAATATTGCTCCGCCGGTTCAGGCTATCCCCCCTCACTAG
- a CDS encoding PP2C family serine/threonine-protein phosphatase, with product MNINYALTSQTGARESNQDETGALIGERCACFLVCDGVAGTAGGETAARIARDTLLAELMVDKPIQPADTAEWIDKAEQAIRQAQSKILNFDRMSTTLAAVFIDRDSQRAWWAHAGDSRIYHFRRGYIHAVTRDHSLAQQLKDAGVDNSGINSNLLYNALGAGGTLPVSYSEVMPLEDGDAFLVCTDGFWCSLTPEEMQQALRMVSSPHEWLALMQEAINRSEQKDNLSAVAVWIGSPQETTLLQSVADSGRFLPTRD from the coding sequence ATGAACATTAACTATGCATTGACCTCACAAACGGGTGCCCGGGAAAGTAATCAGGATGAAACGGGCGCGTTGATAGGCGAACGCTGCGCCTGTTTTTTAGTCTGTGACGGGGTAGCGGGCACGGCAGGCGGTGAAACGGCAGCGAGAATCGCCCGCGATACGTTGCTGGCTGAGCTGATGGTCGATAAGCCTATTCAGCCAGCAGATACCGCGGAATGGATCGATAAGGCCGAGCAGGCGATTCGCCAGGCACAGAGTAAAATTCTGAATTTTGATCGGATGAGCACTACGCTGGCGGCGGTATTTATTGACCGTGATTCTCAGCGTGCATGGTGGGCGCATGCCGGTGACAGCAGGATTTACCACTTTCGCCGGGGGTATATTCATGCGGTCACGCGCGATCATAGCCTGGCGCAGCAGTTAAAGGATGCTGGTGTAGATAATTCCGGCATTAACAGCAACTTACTCTATAATGCTTTGGGTGCGGGCGGTACATTGCCGGTGAGTTACAGTGAGGTTATGCCGCTGGAAGATGGCGATGCCTTTTTAGTCTGTACCGATGGTTTCTGGTGCAGCCTGACGCCGGAAGAGATGCAACAGGCGCTGCGTATGGTCAGCTCGCCTCATGAGTGGCTGGCGCTGATGCAGGAAGCCATCAACCGTAGCGAGCAGAAGGATAACCTGAGTGCCGTAGCCGTCTGGATTGGCTCGCCACAGGAAACCACTCTCTTACAATCCGTAGCGGACTCAGGACGCTTCCTGCCGACGCGTGATTAA
- the tagF gene encoding type VI secretion system-associated protein TagF has protein sequence MPDKNMLGWYGKLPGTGDFLQRRLPEAIVASWSNWFQQGLSLWYHQSEGDGELFSRAPVWNFAVPATLGVQRVQIGCLLPSRDRVGRTWPLLALQSVPVSLWHPAQLAVSGDWFQTLGETLHQAVSQQSTPERLEQRLLTLPPLSLPDTGRSDIMDVIGYQDLPCTLAWHEVATRFDPMRYTSYWWTNQSDGYPLASHKHSGNLTAQLFSQLFDPAAVAQPGRHGLYPPMFE, from the coding sequence ATGCCAGATAAAAATATGCTGGGTTGGTACGGGAAATTACCCGGCACCGGCGATTTTTTACAGCGTCGGTTACCGGAAGCGATTGTCGCCAGTTGGTCTAACTGGTTTCAGCAGGGTTTATCACTCTGGTATCACCAGAGCGAGGGTGACGGTGAGCTTTTTAGCCGCGCACCGGTGTGGAATTTTGCCGTCCCTGCTACGCTCGGTGTACAGCGTGTACAAATTGGCTGTCTGCTCCCTTCGCGCGATCGCGTAGGCCGAACCTGGCCTTTGCTGGCGCTGCAAAGCGTGCCGGTCAGTCTCTGGCATCCGGCGCAGCTGGCAGTGTCTGGCGACTGGTTTCAGACGTTGGGGGAAACGCTGCATCAGGCCGTCAGCCAGCAATCGACCCCCGAGCGGCTTGAACAAAGGCTACTGACGCTGCCGCCGCTGTCGCTGCCCGATACCGGCCGTTCAGATATTATGGATGTGATTGGCTATCAGGATCTGCCTTGCACGCTGGCATGGCACGAGGTGGCGACCCGCTTTGACCCCATGCGCTATACCAGCTACTGGTGGACAAATCAAAGCGATGGTTATCCCCTGGCCAGCCATAAACACAGCGGCAACCTTACCGCACAACTATTCTCACAGTTATTCGATCCGGCCGCTGTAGCACAGCCGGGTCGGCATGGACTCTATCCACCCATGTTCGAATAG
- a CDS encoding serine/threonine-protein kinase, with translation MSANDNVKNVPNALPAGHRFNEFEIKEVIGGGGFGIVYRAWDHLLERTIAIKEYLPVSLASRDEQLTIVLRGERYHKLFSAGLSSFIQEARLLARFNHPGLLHVLRFWEENGTAYMGTLYYSGMTLKEWQLGHPERITDEWIRQLLPPLFGAIDTIHRGGYLHRDISLDNIQIQENQLPVLLDFGSARKTIGNLSDETEIMLKPGYAPIEQYSEESDIDQGPWTDIYALGAVLHTLVTGSPPPVSVVRCIEDRYQPLAQLRPEGFSLSLLNAIDCALEMKPQDRPQSIDELAALIALPVSSVEELVTSIPAVAEEVPEAQQEPEPVPEPEPVSYTPPPVAGGEIPGVKTRLSKPLIALGGVAVLAAVALAISLSREDTSADTQQPAIAGSETAPTRTVSGGAAVNTKPMMATVYLRLASGETVLLNGTPIEVKPNNSGYASLNLASGNYNIEVHSANAVHRQSLTINKAGTWLINPGS, from the coding sequence ATGTCGGCAAACGATAATGTCAAGAACGTGCCCAACGCCCTTCCGGCTGGCCACCGTTTTAACGAATTTGAAATTAAAGAAGTCATTGGCGGTGGCGGCTTCGGCATTGTTTATCGTGCCTGGGACCACCTGCTTGAACGTACCATCGCCATTAAAGAGTATTTGCCGGTTTCACTCGCCTCCCGCGATGAACAACTGACTATCGTGCTGCGCGGCGAGCGCTATCATAAACTGTTTTCAGCAGGACTTAGCAGCTTTATTCAGGAAGCCCGCCTGCTGGCCCGCTTCAACCATCCGGGCTTGCTGCACGTGCTGCGGTTCTGGGAGGAGAACGGCACGGCCTATATGGGCACGCTCTATTACAGCGGTATGACCCTGAAAGAGTGGCAGTTAGGCCACCCGGAAAGGATCACCGATGAATGGATCCGCCAGCTGCTTCCGCCCCTTTTTGGCGCGATTGATACCATCCACCGTGGCGGCTACCTGCATCGCGATATCTCGCTGGATAACATTCAGATCCAGGAAAATCAGCTGCCGGTGCTGCTGGATTTCGGTTCAGCGCGTAAAACGATTGGTAACCTCTCCGACGAAACGGAGATTATGCTGAAACCCGGCTATGCGCCTATTGAGCAGTACAGCGAAGAAAGTGATATTGACCAGGGGCCGTGGACGGATATCTACGCCCTCGGCGCGGTATTGCATACGCTGGTTACCGGAAGCCCACCACCGGTAAGCGTGGTGCGCTGTATTGAAGATCGCTACCAGCCGCTCGCCCAGCTGCGCCCGGAAGGATTCTCGCTGTCGCTGCTCAACGCCATTGACTGCGCGCTGGAAATGAAACCTCAGGACCGTCCGCAGTCTATCGATGAATTAGCGGCGCTTATTGCCCTGCCCGTAAGCTCTGTAGAAGAGTTGGTGACCAGCATACCGGCTGTGGCCGAAGAGGTGCCAGAGGCGCAGCAGGAACCTGAACCGGTCCCTGAGCCGGAGCCGGTCAGCTATACCCCTCCGCCGGTAGCAGGCGGGGAAATACCCGGCGTCAAAACCCGACTGTCTAAACCGCTTATCGCCCTCGGCGGCGTCGCTGTGCTGGCTGCGGTTGCGCTGGCCATCTCTCTCAGCCGGGAAGACACCTCTGCCGATACCCAGCAACCTGCGATAGCCGGATCGGAAACAGCGCCGACCCGCACGGTCTCGGGTGGAGCGGCAGTGAATACTAAACCGATGATGGCTACCGTCTACCTGCGGCTTGCCAGCGGCGAAACCGTGCTGCTCAACGGCACGCCGATCGAGGTCAAGCCGAACAACAGCGGCTATGCCTCACTGAACCTGGCATCCGGTAACTACAATATTGAAGTGCATTCTGCGAACGCGGTTCACCGCCAGAGCCTGACGATTAACAAGGCAGGCACCTGGCTGATCAATCCTGGAAGCTGA